One window from the genome of Nocardioides panaciterrulae encodes:
- a CDS encoding carboxylate-amine ligase, with the protein MGVRTVGVEEELLLVDPLTGRASPRSAEVLAAHHQQYGVRPVRASHGLDKELFQHQLETRTDPVTDLASLERQLRAARAVAGRAARAVGLAAAAVATVPLPDEPLLTPDERYQDMMVRYAEITRRAGTCGMHVHVAVTGGAEGVGVIDRIGPWLPVLRAVSANSPYFEGRDTGYASWRSQLWSRWPTAGPTAAFGSLAAYQELARELMASGAARDVGMLYFDARLSAHQPTVEVRIFDTCTDPADAVFLAALVRGLVEHAARDWRAGAEAPTWRTETLRAAHWRASRVGLTDTLVHPGCRRLVPAREALEALVSEVATELVEAGDDARVAEGVTRVLACGGAARQRAAYERTGALTGVVADLVARSEAVWRGADTSYSPSSGGTP; encoded by the coding sequence ATGGGTGTGCGGACGGTCGGGGTCGAGGAGGAGCTGCTGCTCGTCGACCCCCTCACGGGACGGGCCAGCCCGCGCTCGGCCGAGGTCCTCGCCGCCCACCATCAGCAGTACGGCGTGCGGCCCGTCCGGGCCAGCCACGGGCTGGACAAGGAGCTCTTCCAGCACCAGCTGGAGACCCGGACCGACCCCGTCACCGACCTCGCTTCGCTGGAGCGGCAGCTGCGTGCCGCGCGCGCGGTCGCGGGCAGGGCGGCGCGCGCGGTCGGTCTCGCCGCGGCCGCGGTGGCCACCGTGCCGCTGCCCGACGAGCCGCTGCTGACTCCCGACGAGCGCTACCAGGACATGATGGTGCGCTACGCCGAGATCACCCGACGGGCCGGCACCTGCGGGATGCACGTGCACGTCGCGGTCACCGGTGGCGCCGAGGGGGTCGGCGTGATCGACCGCATCGGCCCCTGGCTGCCCGTGCTGCGGGCGGTGAGTGCGAACTCGCCGTACTTCGAGGGCCGCGACACCGGCTATGCCTCGTGGCGCTCCCAGCTGTGGTCGCGCTGGCCGACCGCGGGACCGACCGCGGCGTTCGGGTCGCTGGCGGCCTACCAGGAGCTGGCCCGCGAGCTGATGGCCTCCGGCGCGGCCAGGGACGTGGGGATGCTCTACTTCGACGCCCGGCTCTCGGCCCACCAGCCGACGGTGGAGGTGCGGATCTTCGACACCTGCACCGATCCCGCCGATGCGGTGTTCCTCGCGGCCCTGGTCCGCGGCCTGGTCGAGCACGCCGCCCGGGACTGGCGGGCGGGCGCCGAGGCCCCGACCTGGCGGACCGAGACGCTGCGCGCCGCGCACTGGCGCGCCTCGCGGGTCGGCCTCACCGACACCCTGGTGCACCCGGGCTGCCGCCGGCTGGTGCCGGCGCGCGAGGCCCTGGAGGCGCTGGTCTCCGAGGTGGCGACCGAGCTCGTCGAGGCCGGGGACGACGCCCGCGTGGCGGAGGGCGTCACCCGGGTGCTGGCCTGCGGGGGAGCGGCCCGGCAGCGCGCGGCGTACGAACGCACGGGGGCCCTGACCGGGGTGGTCGCCGACCTCGTCGCGCGCAGCGAGGCGGTCTGGCGGGGAGCCGACACGTCGTACTCCCCTTCCTCAGGCGGGACCCCCTAG
- a CDS encoding glutamate-cysteine ligase family protein — protein MGEDVEQQEFSRSDRTQHREKVRRCLDVFARMLRESRFDTDDPMTGLEVELNLVDELGDPALKNDEALEAIADPDFVTELGQFNLEINVPPAKLREGGLTAFEERLRSSLNHAEEKSSQVGAHLVMIGILPTLAEGHMSVASLSRNPRYRLLSEQILDARGEDITLSIAGDEERLRTTADSIVPEAACTSTQFHVQTSPDQFAAYWNASQAIAAVQLALAANSPYLLGRQLWRETRIPLFEQATDTRSEELKAQGVRPRVWFGERWITSVFDLFEENVRYFPALLPVLEEEDPLEVLESGGTPQLAELRLHNGTVYRWNRPVYDVVDDLPHLRVENRLLASGPTVADTMANAAFYFGLVRRLAESPRPLWSQMSFSAAEENLHVAAREGIEAQVYWPGVGQVRATELVLRRLLPLAKEGLDDWGVSAEESDRLLGIIEQRCLTGTNGAEWFVRRMARRADMERFDALRATLLDYRERMHSNEPVHAWDE, from the coding sequence ATGGGCGAAGACGTGGAGCAGCAGGAGTTCTCCCGGAGCGACCGCACCCAGCACCGGGAGAAGGTACGCCGCTGCCTGGACGTGTTCGCCCGGATGCTGCGCGAGTCCCGCTTCGACACCGACGACCCGATGACCGGGCTCGAGGTCGAGCTCAACCTCGTCGACGAGCTCGGCGACCCGGCCCTGAAGAACGACGAGGCCCTCGAGGCGATCGCCGACCCGGACTTCGTCACCGAGCTCGGCCAGTTCAACCTCGAGATCAACGTGCCGCCCGCGAAGCTGCGCGAGGGCGGCCTCACGGCCTTCGAGGAGCGGCTGCGCAGCAGCCTCAACCACGCCGAGGAGAAGAGCTCCCAGGTCGGCGCCCACCTGGTGATGATCGGCATCCTGCCGACGCTGGCCGAGGGCCACATGAGCGTGGCCAGCCTCAGCCGGAACCCCCGCTACCGGTTGCTCAGCGAGCAGATCCTCGACGCCCGCGGCGAGGACATCACGCTGAGCATCGCGGGCGACGAGGAACGGCTGCGGACCACCGCGGACTCCATCGTGCCCGAGGCGGCCTGCACCAGCACGCAGTTCCACGTGCAGACCTCGCCCGACCAGTTCGCGGCGTACTGGAACGCCTCGCAGGCGATCGCGGCGGTGCAGCTGGCGCTGGCCGCGAACTCGCCGTACCTCCTGGGCCGGCAGCTGTGGCGGGAGACCCGGATCCCGCTGTTCGAGCAGGCCACCGACACCCGCAGCGAGGAGCTGAAGGCGCAGGGGGTGCGGCCGCGGGTGTGGTTCGGCGAGCGCTGGATCACCTCGGTCTTCGACCTGTTCGAGGAGAACGTCCGGTACTTCCCCGCCCTGCTCCCGGTGCTGGAGGAGGAGGACCCGCTCGAGGTGCTCGAGTCCGGCGGCACCCCGCAGCTCGCCGAGCTGCGCCTGCACAACGGCACCGTCTACCGCTGGAACCGCCCGGTCTACGACGTGGTCGACGACCTGCCCCACCTGCGCGTGGAGAACCGGCTGCTCGCCTCCGGGCCGACGGTCGCGGACACGATGGCCAACGCGGCCTTCTACTTCGGCCTGGTGCGCCGGCTCGCCGAGAGCCCGCGGCCGCTGTGGTCGCAGATGTCCTTCAGCGCCGCGGAGGAGAACCTCCACGTGGCCGCGCGCGAGGGCATCGAGGCGCAGGTCTACTGGCCGGGCGTCGGTCAGGTGCGCGCCACCGAGCTGGTGCTGCGACGCCTGCTGCCGCTGGCGAAGGAGGGCCTGGACGACTGGGGCGTCTCCGCGGAGGAGAGCGACCGGCTGCTGGGCATCATCGAGCAGCGCTGCCTGACCGGGACCAACGGCGCCGAGTGGTTCGTGCGCCGGATGGCCCGGCGCGCGGACATGGAGCGCTTCGACGCGCTGCGCGCGACGCTGCTGGACTACCGGGAGCGGATGCACAGCAACGAGCCCGTCCACGCCTGGGACGAGTGA
- a CDS encoding universal stress protein — MGTVVVGYVPKPEGEAALDRAIDEAKLRGTDLVVVNSHRGGQEFDGEAARRAESDMAAVRARLDEAGVTYDVRQLVRGFEPAEDLISIAEASSAELIVIGLRRRSPVGKLILGSNAQRILLDAHCPVLAVKAGA, encoded by the coding sequence ATGGGGACCGTCGTGGTGGGCTACGTGCCGAAGCCGGAGGGCGAGGCCGCCCTGGACCGGGCGATCGACGAGGCGAAGCTGCGGGGCACCGACCTCGTGGTGGTCAACTCGCACCGCGGTGGCCAGGAGTTCGACGGCGAGGCGGCCCGGCGGGCCGAGTCGGACATGGCCGCCGTCCGCGCCAGGCTCGACGAGGCCGGCGTGACCTACGACGTCCGTCAGCTGGTGCGTGGCTTCGAGCCGGCCGAGGACCTGATCAGCATCGCCGAGGCCAGCTCCGCGGAGCTGATCGTGATCGGGCTGCGCCGCCGCTCCCCGGTGGGCAAGCTCATCCTGGGCAGCAACGCCCAGCGGATCCTGCTGGACGCCCACTGCCCGGTCCTGGCGGTCAAGGCCGGCGCCTGA
- a CDS encoding HhH-GPD-type base excision DNA repair protein, protein MSFQMTGLPEADDVLDRYPFAVVVGMMLDQQYGMEHAFRGGWKVLSRFDTLEPAAIAAADPEAFKQLCSQPPAIHRFPGSMASRLQELAALVDSRYAGDVTRLWTEPATGQELFARVQELPGFGRQKAQIFVALLAKQLGVRPEGWETVAGDYALEGYRSVADVVDADSLQKVREFKKQKKAAAKVTPSMSG, encoded by the coding sequence ATGTCGTTCCAGATGACCGGGTTGCCGGAAGCCGACGACGTCCTCGACCGCTACCCGTTCGCCGTCGTCGTCGGGATGATGCTCGACCAGCAGTACGGCATGGAGCACGCCTTCCGGGGCGGCTGGAAGGTGCTGAGCCGCTTCGACACCCTGGAGCCCGCGGCGATCGCCGCCGCCGATCCGGAGGCGTTCAAGCAGCTGTGCAGCCAGCCCCCGGCGATCCACCGCTTCCCGGGGTCGATGGCCTCCCGGCTGCAGGAGCTGGCCGCGCTGGTCGACTCCAGGTACGCCGGCGACGTCACCCGGCTGTGGACGGAGCCGGCGACGGGCCAGGAGCTCTTCGCCCGGGTCCAGGAGCTGCCGGGCTTCGGCCGGCAGAAGGCGCAGATCTTCGTGGCGCTGCTCGCCAAGCAGCTCGGCGTGCGCCCCGAGGGCTGGGAGACGGTGGCCGGCGACTACGCGCTGGAGGGGTATCGCTCGGTGGCCGACGTCGTCGACGCCGACTCCCTGCAGAAGGTGCGTGAGTTCAAGAAGCAGAAGAAGGCGGCGGCCAAGGTCACGCCGTCCATGTCCGGGTGA
- a CDS encoding RNA polymerase sigma factor: MFVSSNARKLLPAEVLSHPAVAALVEKGTPTGSLTPEEVRQASEDAAVEPRHLKALLAHLSALGISVHVTATSSRAVAATSTRKTTTAKAAKKAPARKPATSAAAKKAAAAAAEPAEVEVEVEVPAEGAAPVIGPDGKKVLPDVPDEQFEKDVAADPTIEQDEKSASFVVSAADDTDEPEQQVMVAGATADPVKDYLKQIGKVPLLNAEMEVELAKRIEAGLFSEEKLAKGGKVSEKLREELEWIAEDGRRAKNHLLEANLRLVVSLAKRYTGRGMLFLDLIQEGNLGLIRAVEKFDYTKGYKFSTYATWWIRQAITRAMADQARTIRIPVHMVEVINKLARVQRQMLQDLGREPTPEELAKELDMTPEKVIEVQKYGREPISLHTPLGEDGDSEFGDLIEDSEAIVPADAVSFTLLQEQLHAVLDTLSEREAGVVSMRFGLTDGQPKTLDEIGKVYGVTRERIRQIESKTMSKLRHPSRSQVLRDYLD, encoded by the coding sequence GTGTTCGTGTCCTCGAACGCACGCAAGTTGCTCCCTGCCGAGGTGCTGTCGCACCCTGCCGTCGCGGCCCTGGTCGAGAAGGGCACGCCCACGGGCAGCCTGACCCCAGAGGAGGTGCGCCAGGCCAGTGAGGACGCGGCCGTCGAGCCACGCCACCTCAAGGCGTTGCTGGCCCATCTCAGCGCGCTCGGCATCTCCGTGCACGTGACCGCGACCAGCTCGCGGGCCGTCGCAGCGACGTCCACGCGCAAGACCACCACCGCCAAGGCGGCCAAGAAGGCGCCGGCCCGCAAGCCGGCCACGTCGGCCGCGGCGAAGAAGGCGGCCGCGGCCGCTGCGGAGCCCGCCGAGGTCGAGGTCGAGGTCGAGGTGCCCGCCGAGGGCGCGGCCCCGGTGATCGGCCCGGACGGCAAGAAGGTGCTGCCGGACGTGCCCGACGAGCAGTTCGAGAAGGACGTCGCGGCCGACCCGACGATCGAGCAGGACGAGAAGTCCGCCAGCTTCGTGGTCTCCGCCGCCGACGACACCGACGAGCCCGAGCAGCAGGTCATGGTCGCGGGTGCGACCGCCGACCCGGTCAAGGACTACCTCAAGCAGATCGGCAAGGTGCCGCTGCTGAACGCCGAGATGGAGGTCGAGCTCGCCAAGCGGATCGAGGCCGGCCTGTTCTCGGAGGAGAAGCTCGCCAAGGGCGGCAAGGTCTCCGAGAAGCTCCGCGAGGAGCTCGAGTGGATCGCCGAGGACGGCCGCCGCGCCAAGAACCACCTGCTGGAGGCGAACCTGCGTCTGGTCGTGTCGCTGGCCAAGCGCTACACCGGCCGCGGCATGCTGTTCCTGGACCTGATCCAGGAGGGCAACCTGGGCCTGATCCGTGCGGTCGAGAAGTTCGACTACACCAAGGGCTACAAGTTCTCGACCTACGCGACCTGGTGGATCCGGCAGGCCATCACCCGGGCCATGGCCGACCAGGCGCGCACCATCCGCATCCCGGTGCACATGGTCGAGGTCATCAACAAGCTTGCTCGGGTCCAGCGGCAGATGCTGCAGGACCTCGGTCGCGAGCCCACTCCGGAGGAGCTCGCCAAGGAGCTCGACATGACCCCCGAGAAGGTCATCGAGGTCCAGAAGTACGGCCGCGAGCCGATCTCGCTGCACACACCTCTCGGCGAGGACGGCGACTCCGAGTTCGGCGACCTGATCGAGGACTCCGAGGCGATCGTCCCGGCGGACGCGGTCTCGTTCACGCTGCTGCAGGAGCAGCTGCACGCCGTGCTGGACACGCTCTCCGAGCGCGAGGCCGGCGTGGTGAGCATGCGCTTCGGCCTGACCGACGGTCAGCCGAAGACCCTCGACGAGATCGGCAAGGTCTACGGCGTGACGCGCGAGCGGATCCGCCAGATCGAGTCCAAGACCATGTCGAAGCTTCGCCACCCCTCGCGGTCGCAGGTGCTGCGCGACTACCTGGACTGA
- a CDS encoding LapA family protein → MSENPTPPSHEPAGPSADAARGPEAPATPAAPGKDPLRGSRTSGFWAAVIGLGLVLILLVIFIAQNTQDVSVSFLAWSGTAPLAVSLLIATIAGLFLAGVAGSLRILQLRRRVRREKRR, encoded by the coding sequence ATGAGCGAGAACCCGACACCGCCGTCCCACGAGCCCGCCGGTCCCTCGGCTGACGCCGCCCGCGGCCCGGAGGCCCCGGCCACCCCTGCCGCCCCGGGGAAGGACCCGCTGCGCGGGTCGCGCACCAGCGGGTTCTGGGCCGCTGTGATCGGGCTCGGACTGGTGCTGATCCTGCTGGTGATCTTCATCGCGCAGAACACCCAGGACGTCAGCGTGTCGTTCCTGGCGTGGTCCGGCACCGCTCCGCTCGCGGTCAGCCTGCTCATCGCCACGATCGCCGGGCTCTTCCTCGCCGGCGTCGCGGGCTCGCTCCGGATCCTCCAGCTGCGGCGCCGGGTGCGGCGCGAGAAGCGTCGCTGA
- a CDS encoding EamA family transporter: MSILLSLLSAMSYGLSDFVGGVTAKRTSPWSVAFVAALGGAVLVACLALVVGGSPGPADYAWGAVAGLGNGFGTAFLYRGLSSGRMGVVAPVSGVGAATLPVVVGVLTGERPGALVWLGVLAALPGIWLVAREPATGPAPVGSGVTDGVLAGLGFGSLFAALAQVPEEAGFLPLALNQLVAALTIAVVAALLGATWVPRDRLALGGLVSGLLGAVATASFLVATHGGYLTVTAVIASLYPAFTVLLAASVLREHVHRAQALGLGLCVVAVSLVATG; the protein is encoded by the coding sequence GTGAGCATCCTGCTGTCGCTGCTCTCGGCGATGTCCTACGGCCTGTCGGACTTCGTGGGCGGCGTCACCGCCAAGCGGACCAGCCCCTGGTCGGTGGCGTTCGTCGCCGCCCTCGGTGGGGCGGTCCTGGTGGCCTGCCTGGCCCTGGTCGTGGGCGGCTCCCCCGGCCCCGCCGACTACGCCTGGGGCGCGGTCGCAGGCCTCGGCAACGGGTTCGGTACGGCGTTCCTCTACCGAGGCCTGTCCTCGGGCCGGATGGGGGTCGTGGCGCCGGTGTCGGGGGTCGGCGCGGCGACGCTGCCGGTCGTGGTGGGCGTGCTCACCGGCGAACGGCCGGGCGCGCTGGTGTGGCTGGGCGTGCTCGCCGCGCTGCCGGGCATCTGGCTGGTCGCCCGGGAACCGGCCACCGGACCGGCCCCGGTGGGGTCCGGGGTCACCGACGGCGTGCTGGCCGGCCTCGGCTTCGGCTCGCTGTTCGCCGCGCTCGCCCAGGTCCCCGAGGAGGCCGGCTTCCTGCCGCTGGCGCTGAACCAGCTGGTGGCCGCCCTCACGATCGCCGTGGTGGCGGCCCTGCTCGGTGCCACCTGGGTCCCCCGCGACCGTCTCGCCCTCGGCGGACTGGTCAGCGGGTTGCTCGGCGCCGTCGCGACCGCGTCGTTCCTGGTCGCGACGCACGGTGGCTACCTCACCGTGACCGCGGTGATCGCCTCGCTCTACCCCGCGTTCACCGTGCTGCTGGCGGCCTCGGTGCTGCGTGAGCACGTGCACCGGGCGCAGGCGCTCGGCCTCGGGCTCTGTGTCGTCGCGGTCTCGCTCGTCGCGACCGGCTGA
- a CDS encoding DUF7455 domain-containing protein, which produces MNRNEADVTTAVAPTAALTAADRCDRCGAQAYLRVELQAGGELLFCAHHAREHGDKLREIAANVHDETHRLAPTPASVPDDEH; this is translated from the coding sequence ATGAACAGAAATGAGGCCGATGTGACCACTGCAGTTGCCCCAACCGCCGCGCTGACCGCTGCGGACCGCTGCGACCGTTGCGGAGCCCAGGCCTACCTTCGTGTGGAGCTCCAGGCCGGCGGTGAACTCCTCTTCTGCGCGCACCACGCGCGGGAGCACGGTGACAAGCTGCGAGAGATCGCGGCCAACGTCCACGACGAGACGCACAGGCTCGCACCCACCCCTGCCTCGGTGCCCGACGACGAGCACTGA
- a CDS encoding DNA topoisomerase IV subunit B, with protein MDNTYNAAHLLVLEGLEAVRKRPGMYIGSTDTRGLMHCLWEIIDNGVDEALAGHAHRVEVTLHGDGSVEVHDDGRGIPTDKEPKTGLPGVEVVATKLHAGGKFGGGSYNATGGLHGVGLSVVNALSARMDIDVDRSPSAQGLSFRRGVPGVFDGDGPTAGFEARSGLTRKGGRVGKGRSGTRIRFWPDRQIFTKDAVFELEGLLGRARQTSFIVPGLELVIRDLRGAGSDGEGPVEEKFRHDGGITEFADFLASDEPVTDVLRLQGTDTFTETVPLLDEQGHMTPQEVERELVVDVAVRWGTGYDTELRSFVNVIATPKGGTHVAGFEQALTKTFNEAMRATKALKVNDADVVKDDVLEGLTAVVTVRLAEPQFEGQTKEILGTPAARSVVRKVVSAELKTFLTSSKRHEKAQAKLVMEKVAGAARTRLAARQHKETQRRKNALESSTLPSKLADCRSGDNEKTELFIVEGDSALGTAKLARNSEFQALLPIRGKILNVQKASVGDMLKNAECASIIQVVGAGSGRTFELEARRYGRIIFMADADSDGAHIRTLLATLFFKYMPDLIKAGRVYSAVPPLHRIEISNPRKGMEKYLYTYSDAELQRKLAELKKRNIRWKDPVQRYKGLGEMDADQLAETTMDPRRRTLRRITVDDADAAAGVFELLMGSEVAPRKEFIVQGAYEVDVEALDA; from the coding sequence ATCGACAACACCTACAACGCCGCGCACCTCCTCGTCCTGGAGGGGCTGGAGGCGGTCCGGAAGCGTCCGGGCATGTACATCGGCTCCACCGACACCCGGGGCCTGATGCACTGCCTGTGGGAGATCATCGACAACGGTGTGGACGAGGCGCTCGCGGGCCATGCACACCGGGTCGAGGTCACCCTGCACGGGGACGGCTCGGTCGAGGTGCACGACGACGGCCGCGGCATCCCGACCGACAAGGAGCCCAAGACGGGGCTGCCCGGCGTCGAGGTGGTGGCCACCAAGCTGCACGCGGGCGGCAAGTTCGGCGGCGGCTCCTACAACGCCACCGGGGGCCTGCACGGCGTCGGCCTGTCGGTGGTCAACGCGCTGTCGGCGCGGATGGACATCGACGTGGACCGTTCCCCGTCGGCCCAGGGCCTCTCGTTCCGCCGCGGCGTCCCGGGCGTGTTCGACGGCGACGGGCCGACCGCCGGCTTCGAGGCGAGGTCGGGACTGACCCGGAAGGGCGGCCGGGTCGGCAAGGGACGCTCCGGCACCCGGATCCGCTTCTGGCCGGACCGCCAGATCTTCACCAAGGACGCGGTCTTCGAGCTCGAGGGCCTGCTCGGTCGGGCGCGGCAGACGTCGTTCATCGTCCCCGGCCTCGAGCTGGTCATCCGCGACCTGCGCGGCGCCGGTTCCGACGGCGAGGGCCCGGTGGAGGAGAAGTTCCGCCACGACGGCGGCATCACCGAGTTCGCCGACTTCCTCGCCTCCGACGAGCCGGTCACCGACGTGCTGCGGCTGCAGGGCACCGACACGTTCACCGAGACGGTGCCGCTGCTCGACGAGCAGGGGCACATGACCCCGCAGGAGGTCGAGCGGGAGCTGGTCGTGGACGTGGCGGTGCGGTGGGGCACCGGCTACGACACCGAGCTGCGCTCGTTCGTCAACGTGATCGCCACCCCGAAGGGCGGCACCCACGTGGCCGGCTTCGAGCAGGCGCTCACCAAGACCTTCAACGAGGCGATGCGCGCCACCAAGGCGCTGAAGGTCAACGACGCCGACGTGGTCAAGGACGACGTGCTGGAGGGGCTCACCGCCGTCGTCACCGTGCGGTTGGCCGAGCCGCAGTTCGAGGGCCAGACCAAGGAGATCCTGGGCACGCCGGCCGCGCGCAGCGTGGTGCGCAAGGTGGTCTCGGCGGAGCTGAAGACGTTCCTGACCTCCTCCAAGCGCCACGAGAAGGCCCAGGCCAAGCTGGTGATGGAGAAGGTCGCCGGCGCCGCCAGGACGCGCCTCGCGGCCCGCCAGCACAAGGAGACCCAGCGCCGCAAGAACGCACTGGAGTCCTCCACGCTGCCCTCCAAGCTGGCCGACTGCCGCTCGGGCGACAACGAGAAGACCGAGCTGTTCATCGTCGAGGGCGACTCCGCGCTCGGCACCGCCAAGCTCGCCCGCAACTCGGAGTTCCAGGCGCTGCTGCCGATCCGCGGCAAGATCCTCAACGTCCAGAAGGCCTCGGTCGGCGACATGCTGAAGAACGCCGAGTGCGCCTCGATCATCCAGGTCGTCGGCGCCGGCTCGGGACGGACCTTCGAGCTGGAGGCCCGCCGCTACGGCCGGATCATCTTCATGGCCGACGCCGACTCCGACGGCGCCCACATCCGCACGCTGCTGGCGACGCTCTTCTTCAAGTACATGCCCGACCTGATCAAGGCCGGACGCGTCTACTCGGCCGTCCCGCCGCTGCACCGCATCGAGATCTCCAACCCCAGGAAGGGGATGGAGAAGTACCTCTACACCTACTCCGATGCGGAGCTGCAGCGGAAGCTGGCGGAGCTGAAGAAGAGGAACATCCGCTGGAAGGACCCGGTGCAGCGCTACAAGGGCCTCGGCGAGATGGATGCCGACCAGCTGGCCGAGACCACGATGGACCCGCGGCGCCGGACGTTGCGACGGATCACCGTCGACGACGCCGACGCGGCGGCCGGCGTCTTCGAGCTGCTGATGGGCTCCGAGGTCGCTCCGCGCAAGGAGTTCATCGTCCAGGGTGCCTACGAGGTCGACGTCGAGGCGCTGGACGCCTGA
- a CDS encoding carbonic anhydrase, giving the protein MADFDDLLTANREFAADFSLGGFDGIAHAGIAIVTCMDSRIDPLRVVGLRAGDAKIFRNPGGRVTDAALEALVLGVHLLNVSRILVVPHTRCAMTSSSEEELHQRVGESAGQDVSWQRFHVVADQVAALGDDVHRVRSHPLIPDTVQVGGFVYDVDTGLLDQKF; this is encoded by the coding sequence GTGGCTGACTTCGACGACCTCCTCACTGCCAATCGCGAGTTCGCTGCCGACTTCTCCCTCGGCGGCTTCGACGGCATCGCCCACGCGGGCATCGCCATCGTGACCTGCATGGACTCCCGGATCGACCCGTTGCGCGTCGTGGGCCTGCGCGCCGGCGACGCGAAGATCTTCCGCAACCCCGGCGGGCGCGTCACCGACGCGGCCCTGGAGGCGCTGGTGCTGGGGGTGCACCTGCTCAACGTGTCGCGGATCCTCGTGGTCCCGCACACGCGCTGCGCGATGACGTCCAGCTCCGAGGAGGAGCTGCACCAGCGGGTCGGCGAGTCCGCCGGCCAGGACGTGTCCTGGCAGCGCTTCCACGTGGTCGCGGACCAGGTCGCGGCCCTCGGCGACGACGTCCACCGGGTCCGCAGCCACCCGCTGATCCCGGACACGGTGCAGGTGGGCGGCTTCGTGTACGACGTCGACACCGGGCTGCTCGACCAGAAGTTCTGA